One region of Mucilaginibacter gotjawali genomic DNA includes:
- a CDS encoding DUF4342 domain-containing protein → MTTKESFSINGEILLKKIKELIAEGNVRKITIIDKSGKELVSLPLTVGVVGALLAPVLAAVGAMAALIGECTINVEREEVKKEENEH, encoded by the coding sequence ATGACAACCAAAGAATCATTCTCCATTAATGGAGAAATCCTGCTTAAGAAAATAAAAGAGCTGATAGCCGAAGGCAATGTCAGAAAGATTACCATTATTGATAAGTCGGGCAAAGAATTGGTTTCACTCCCTTTAACCGTCGGCGTGGTTGGCGCATTGCTTGCACCGGTACTGGCTGCAGTTGGCGCAATGGCAGCCTTAATTGGTGAGTGCACCATCAATGTTGAAAGGGAAGAAGTTAAAAAAGAAGAAAATGAACATTAA
- a CDS encoding DinB family protein, whose protein sequence is MTDILQKQYALVQGSREVVLSFIDKQVGNDLNTPVPAFNNQPIRYFLVHNADCYLHWLAYFALKQPAKLINNEDFNNMDLIRQLYTRADDTVAIFFESFKENMEVLLEGHHNRAGLVSVTPLQLFTHVTTHEFHHKGQIMTMCRLLGHVPPDTDAIRF, encoded by the coding sequence ATGACAGATATTCTTCAAAAACAATACGCACTGGTTCAAGGCTCAAGGGAAGTAGTTTTGAGCTTTATTGACAAACAGGTTGGTAATGATCTGAATACACCGGTACCGGCTTTTAACAACCAGCCTATCCGGTATTTCCTGGTGCATAATGCCGATTGTTACCTGCATTGGCTCGCTTATTTTGCATTGAAACAGCCTGCCAAACTGATCAATAATGAAGATTTCAACAATATGGACCTGATCCGCCAATTATACACCCGGGCTGATGATACTGTCGCCATTTTCTTTGAAAGTTTCAAAGAAAATATGGAAGTACTCCTTGAAGGCCATCATAACCGTGCCGGGTTGGTAAGCGTTACTCCCCTTCAGCTTTTCACCCATGTTACCACGCATGAATTCCATCATAAAGGGCAGATCATGACGATGTGCCGGTTGCTGGGGCATGTTCCCCCGGATACTGATGCAATCAGGTTTTAA
- a CDS encoding RNA polymerase sigma factor: MHQPRRIAEEEIISQCKTGSLKYQELLYKQFYSYAMGIGLRYCLTRDDALEVVNDAFIKVFNSISNFNSDRPFKAWLRTIIVNTSIDRRRKDLKLQLNVDIDTTNPPIHASALDDLHAQDIIKMMSVLPPIQLTIFNLYEIDGYSHDEIAILLAIPVSSSRVYLSRAKEKLRSAIRTEALKHGRSVR; encoded by the coding sequence ATGCATCAACCCCGGCGTATTGCTGAAGAAGAAATTATCAGTCAATGCAAAACAGGCAGCTTAAAGTACCAGGAATTGCTGTATAAACAATTCTATAGCTACGCTATGGGTATTGGTTTGCGCTATTGTTTGACCCGGGATGATGCCTTAGAAGTTGTAAATGACGCATTTATAAAAGTATTTAACTCAATAAGCAATTTCAACAGCGACAGACCTTTTAAAGCCTGGTTGCGTACCATTATTGTGAATACAAGTATCGACCGGCGGCGCAAGGACTTGAAACTTCAACTGAATGTTGATATTGACACTACTAACCCGCCCATACACGCCAGCGCATTAGACGACCTGCATGCGCAGGATATTATAAAAATGATGAGCGTATTGCCGCCAATACAGCTTACCATTTTCAATTTATATGAAATAGACGGGTATAGCCATGACGAAATAGCTATACTGCTGGCCATTCCGGTAAGTTCATCAAGAGTTTACCTGAGCAGGGCCAAAGAAAAATTAAGAAGTGCAATAAGAACTGAAGCATTAAAACATGGACGATCAGTTAGATAA
- a CDS encoding outer membrane beta-barrel protein translates to MDDQLDKDIKNRISEVFDNYEDPSADEGWLLLREKFPEQKKRRAIAWLWWSAAALLLLFLSIGLFEIEKNNSPVELTGIKKYSPAAHRNAVAQKSNQKTTNGTPSPVIKSEHKSIAQSIAKSSVNHAMPAHSQPVNSPAVPKFIPGVSDAGNKTALAADLRPVQSKPVAAANNPDFLPAITDTSNKTAHAVKTRDSILHNKILSQPDQFAATAQTNTNNPVTSVNKPGTMDGGKNITPVNKPAPPSKSISAMFAEDHQPLDKNTAGQKKILFGIYAATYFNYAKGSGNQANLGAGVTAEITITKNLKLVTGMTIAQNSLAFNNSAPVSGLQFSPNAAGIAAGSAPSSNLNQMALFSTGMINTASVPSFKNYNANLVGLDIPLNLKYEFNPKKTDLYMLAGFSSGTFINETYTYQYNYPALASPGLQQLKNESTHSSFNGFYVGKMLNFAVGVGYPLGKNRIVLEPFLKYPLQGLGSQDIKFGAGGVNLKFNFTTHKK, encoded by the coding sequence ATGGACGATCAGTTAGATAAGGACATTAAGAACCGCATTAGCGAGGTGTTCGATAATTACGAAGACCCGTCTGCTGATGAAGGCTGGTTGCTGCTGAGGGAAAAATTTCCCGAACAAAAAAAGCGCCGTGCTATCGCATGGCTATGGTGGAGCGCAGCCGCCCTGCTACTTTTATTTTTAAGTATTGGATTATTTGAAATTGAAAAGAATAATTCGCCGGTAGAACTCACCGGCATTAAAAAATACAGCCCTGCCGCACATCGAAATGCTGTAGCACAGAAAAGCAACCAAAAAACAACAAACGGCACACCATCCCCCGTTATAAAAAGTGAGCATAAAAGCATTGCCCAAAGTATTGCAAAAAGCAGTGTAAACCATGCAATGCCTGCACATAGCCAACCTGTTAATAGTCCTGCTGTCCCTAAGTTTATTCCCGGCGTTAGTGATGCGGGCAACAAAACGGCTCTTGCTGCAGATTTAAGGCCTGTACAAAGCAAACCCGTTGCTGCCGCTAACAACCCCGATTTTTTACCTGCTATTACTGATACAAGCAACAAAACGGCTCATGCAGTAAAAACCAGGGATAGTATTTTGCACAACAAAATACTATCTCAGCCGGACCAGTTTGCTGCCACTGCGCAAACGAATACGAACAACCCGGTTACCAGCGTAAATAAGCCGGGCACAATGGATGGAGGTAAAAACATTACGCCTGTGAACAAACCTGCCCCTCCATCAAAATCAATTTCAGCTATGTTTGCTGAAGACCATCAGCCTTTAGATAAAAACACTGCCGGGCAAAAAAAGATACTTTTTGGTATTTACGCAGCCACCTATTTTAACTATGCCAAAGGCAGCGGCAACCAGGCAAACCTGGGCGCGGGTGTTACCGCTGAAATAACCATAACGAAAAACTTAAAACTGGTTACAGGCATGACCATTGCTCAAAATTCGCTGGCTTTTAATAACAGTGCCCCTGTTTCCGGTTTGCAATTTTCGCCTAATGCAGCCGGCATCGCGGCAGGTAGCGCCCCTTCATCTAATTTAAACCAGATGGCATTATTTTCAACGGGGATGATCAACACCGCTTCTGTGCCAAGTTTTAAAAACTATAATGCAAACCTGGTTGGTTTAGATATCCCGCTGAACCTGAAATATGAATTTAATCCGAAGAAAACCGATTTATATATGCTGGCAGGCTTTAGTTCCGGCACTTTTATCAACGAAACTTATACTTATCAATATAACTACCCTGCTCTGGCTTCGCCCGGGTTGCAACAACTAAAGAATGAGAGCACGCATAGTAGTTTTAACGGTTTTTATGTTGGCAAAATGCTCAACTTTGCAGTGGGCGTGGGATACCCCCTTGGCAAAAACCGTATTGTGCTTGAGCCTTTCCTGAAATACCCGCTCCAGGGCCTGGGTTCGCAGGATATTAAATTTGGCGCGGGTGGCGTAAACCTTAAATTCAATTTCACAACCCATAAAAAATGA
- the fmt gene encoding methionyl-tRNA formyltransferase encodes MRIIFMGTPQFAVTSLDALITAGCNIVAVVTAPDKPAGRGQKLHESAVKQYAVENGIPVLQPEKLKDPAFLEELKSFNADLQVVVAFRMLPEVVWNMPARGTINLHASLLPQYRGAAPINWVLINGEHESGVTTFFLKHEIDTGDILFTEKVTLTGHETAGELHDRLMYKGAGLLVKTVKGVESGRYNEHPQSQLTEGVELRHAPKIFKEDCLINWNQPTVTIYNKIRGLSPIPTAYTHLNGKILKVYKSVYEIEQHDFVPGHFLTDNKTFLKFATTDGFICLTEVQLEGKKQMGIEEFLRGVKLEKL; translated from the coding sequence ATGAGGATAATATTTATGGGTACGCCCCAGTTCGCTGTTACATCATTAGATGCATTAATTACCGCTGGTTGTAATATTGTGGCGGTTGTAACCGCGCCTGATAAACCCGCCGGGCGTGGGCAAAAACTCCATGAATCGGCAGTGAAGCAATACGCCGTCGAAAATGGTATACCGGTATTACAGCCCGAAAAATTAAAAGACCCTGCATTTTTAGAAGAACTGAAGTCATTTAATGCCGATCTGCAGGTAGTAGTAGCCTTCAGGATGTTGCCCGAAGTGGTTTGGAATATGCCCGCAAGGGGAACCATCAACCTGCATGCTTCGCTACTGCCGCAATACCGCGGTGCGGCCCCAATTAACTGGGTACTGATTAATGGCGAGCATGAAAGCGGCGTAACTACCTTTTTCCTGAAGCATGAAATTGATACCGGCGATATATTATTTACAGAAAAAGTGACCCTTACCGGCCACGAAACGGCCGGCGAACTGCATGACCGCCTGATGTACAAAGGCGCCGGACTGCTGGTAAAAACCGTTAAAGGCGTTGAAAGCGGCAGGTATAATGAGCACCCGCAGTCGCAGTTAACTGAAGGGGTTGAACTAAGGCACGCACCTAAAATTTTTAAGGAAGATTGCCTGATTAACTGGAACCAGCCTACTGTTACTATTTACAACAAAATACGCGGATTGAGTCCCATCCCTACCGCCTACACCCATTTAAATGGCAAGATCCTTAAAGTGTACAAATCAGTTTATGAAATTGAGCAGCATGATTTTGTACCAGGCCATTTTTTGACCGATAACAAAACCTTTTTAAAATTTGCCACCACCGATGGGTTCATCTGCTTAACAGAAGTACAGCTGGAAGGTAAAAAACAAATGGGAATTGAGGAGTTTTTGAGGGGGGTGAAGTTGGAAAAGCTATGA
- a CDS encoding exo-beta-N-acetylmuramidase NamZ family protein — protein MIRIKFCLLFALVNYLIVSPATAQKTHYKPYKTAFWAKNKEIIPGADQTYLYIDYLKGKNIGMVINQTSVIGKTFTLSVDSLVALGISVKKIFGPEHGFRGNASNGAEINSTIDEATHIPVISLYGNKHYKPTPDDLEGIDLVIFDIQDVGARFYTYLSTLQYVMEACAENNVELMIFDRPNPNGFYTDGPVLDTAYRSFVGLNPIPIAHGLTIGEYAQMINGEGWLKNHVQCKLRIIKVANYKHSNAYKLPVNPSPNLNTDKSVILYPSVCLFEGTTLSLGRGTMYPFLQIGHPTLVGKYTYSFKPVSIPGMSEDPPQKGKICYGIDLKAYNTDFIRAGKALNLTWLIELYKAFPDKQHFFNAYFTKLAGTEKLQQQIAAGESEKEIRKTWEPALSHYKMIRKKYLLYP, from the coding sequence ATGATAAGGATAAAGTTTTGTTTACTTTTCGCACTGGTGAATTACCTCATTGTAAGTCCGGCAACCGCGCAAAAAACTCATTATAAGCCTTATAAAACAGCCTTTTGGGCAAAAAACAAAGAAATAATTCCGGGAGCTGACCAAACCTACCTTTATATTGACTATCTTAAGGGAAAAAATATCGGGATGGTGATTAACCAAACTTCCGTCATCGGTAAGACCTTCACCCTTAGCGTTGACAGCCTGGTAGCACTGGGTATTTCTGTAAAAAAAATATTTGGCCCCGAACATGGCTTCAGGGGCAACGCAAGTAACGGGGCTGAAATTAACAGCACCATTGACGAAGCGACGCACATCCCGGTAATATCGCTGTATGGCAATAAACACTATAAACCTACACCGGACGACCTGGAGGGAATAGACCTGGTTATATTTGACATACAGGATGTTGGCGCCAGGTTTTATACTTACCTATCAACACTGCAATATGTAATGGAGGCCTGTGCCGAAAACAATGTTGAGCTGATGATTTTTGACAGGCCAAACCCCAATGGTTTTTATACTGACGGGCCCGTGCTGGATACAGCTTATCGCTCCTTCGTAGGGTTAAATCCTATACCCATAGCCCATGGCCTGACTATTGGCGAATACGCGCAAATGATTAATGGTGAAGGCTGGCTTAAAAACCATGTTCAATGCAAACTGCGTATTATTAAAGTAGCAAACTATAAGCACAGCAACGCCTATAAGCTTCCTGTTAACCCTTCTCCAAATTTAAATACAGATAAATCGGTTATTCTTTACCCGTCCGTTTGTTTATTTGAAGGGACAACTTTAAGCCTTGGCCGGGGTACCATGTACCCTTTTTTGCAAATCGGGCACCCAACTTTAGTGGGGAAATATACTTACTCCTTTAAACCGGTAAGCATCCCCGGCATGAGTGAAGACCCGCCACAAAAGGGTAAAATTTGCTATGGCATCGATCTGAAGGCTTACAATACTGATTTTATCCGTGCCGGCAAAGCGCTTAATTTAACCTGGCTGATCGAACTATATAAAGCCTTCCCGGACAAGCAGCATTTTTTTAATGCCTATTTTACAAAACTTGCGGGTACAGAAAAATTACAACAACAAATAGCGGCCGGCGAGAGCGAAAAAGAGATCCGAAAAACCTGGGAGCCTGCTTTAAGCCACTATAAAATGATACGGAAAAAGTATTTATTGTACCCGTGA
- a CDS encoding GerW family sporulation protein — translation MENLNEVLEKLTEFLKSEVKTETIIGQQFQLGEFTCVPVINVGLGLGTGGGEGKGNSKKTGEGEGVGAGGGAGIGMGPVGFLVTNGGEIQFIPTRTSKGLGALVEKVPDIFERYFNKEKEPVHA, via the coding sequence ATGGAAAACTTAAATGAAGTACTGGAAAAACTAACTGAGTTTTTGAAATCAGAAGTAAAGACCGAAACGATTATCGGTCAGCAATTTCAATTAGGCGAATTTACCTGTGTGCCTGTTATAAATGTAGGGCTTGGCCTTGGCACCGGCGGCGGCGAAGGCAAAGGCAACTCAAAAAAAACAGGCGAAGGTGAAGGCGTTGGCGCAGGTGGCGGGGCAGGCATCGGTATGGGGCCGGTTGGATTTTTAGTAACCAACGGCGGCGAAATCCAGTTCATCCCGACCCGTACGTCAAAAGGACTTGGCGCATTGGTGGAAAAAGTGCCGGACATTTTTGAAAGGTATTTTAATAAAGAAAAAGAACCTGTGCATGCCTGA
- a CDS encoding ABC transporter permease, which yields MNFAWFVANRITFKSKRTFSKLIVRIAIIGIMLGLGVMILSLGIVRGFKSAIREKVRGFSGDMVIVKNDLNGSLENSPFKANPDLEKKVSASPLITRMMPYATKPGIIKAKGDIEGIVLKGVDKTYDWSVFKKNLVSGHIPDLADTATGKKQLLISKFVANRLQLKPGDKVLIYFVQEPLRVRPFVISGVFSFGIDEVDKTYVVGDISLINRLNNWAPDEIGGYELKVADFNRLNAAEDAVNDLLPARLKAYTIMDNYPAIFAWLDLLDGNTSVVLSLMIIVAVINMISALLIMILERTNMIGILKAMGAANWTIQKVFLFNALYLICLGMLLGNAFGLGIEIIQYNTHIFQLDPASYYMNFVPIQFKWTDLLLLNAGTFLVCLLVMIGPSMLVTKITPVKAIRFK from the coding sequence TTGAATTTCGCCTGGTTCGTAGCTAATCGCATAACATTTAAGTCAAAGCGTACATTTTCAAAACTGATTGTACGGATAGCCATTATTGGCATTATGCTCGGCCTGGGCGTAATGATACTGTCGTTGGGAATAGTGCGCGGTTTTAAAAGTGCGATCAGGGAAAAAGTGCGGGGCTTTTCAGGTGACATGGTGATTGTAAAAAACGATCTGAACGGTTCATTGGAAAACTCACCTTTTAAAGCAAATCCTGACCTGGAAAAAAAGGTGAGTGCGAGCCCATTAATAACCAGGATGATGCCCTATGCCACCAAACCGGGTATCATAAAGGCAAAGGGCGATATTGAAGGGATCGTATTAAAAGGGGTTGATAAGACCTACGATTGGTCGGTATTTAAAAAAAACCTGGTATCCGGGCATATCCCTGATCTTGCTGATACAGCCACGGGGAAAAAGCAACTTTTGATCTCAAAATTTGTTGCTAACCGTTTGCAGTTGAAGCCAGGTGATAAAGTATTGATCTATTTTGTGCAGGAGCCGCTTCGTGTAAGGCCATTTGTAATTAGTGGCGTTTTTAGTTTTGGTATTGATGAGGTGGACAAAACCTACGTGGTAGGTGACATCTCCCTCATAAACAGGTTAAATAATTGGGCGCCTGATGAAATTGGCGGCTACGAGTTGAAAGTGGCTGATTTTAACCGGTTGAATGCTGCCGAAGATGCGGTAAACGACCTTTTGCCTGCCCGATTAAAAGCTTATACCATAATGGATAATTACCCTGCAATATTTGCATGGCTCGACCTTCTTGACGGGAACACCAGCGTGGTTTTGTCATTGATGATCATCGTGGCGGTTATCAATATGATATCTGCCTTATTGATCATGATATTGGAGCGAACAAACATGATCGGCATATTGAAAGCCATGGGGGCCGCTAACTGGACGATCCAAAAGGTATTCTTATTCAACGCGCTTTATCTTATTTGCCTGGGTATGCTGCTTGGGAATGCTTTTGGTTTAGGAATAGAGATAATACAATATAACACCCATATTTTCCAGCTCGATCCGGCATCCTATTATATGAATTTTGTTCCGATACAATTTAAATGGACAGATTTACTGTTGCTTAACGCAGGAACTTTTTTGGTATGCCTGCTGGTAATGATTGGCCCATCGATGTTGGTAACCAAAATTACCCCCGTTAAAGCAATAAGATTTAAATAG